Proteins from a single region of Oreochromis niloticus isolate F11D_XX linkage group LG7, O_niloticus_UMD_NMBU, whole genome shotgun sequence:
- the lrrc4.2 gene encoding leucine-rich repeat-containing protein 4.2, producing the protein MSPLGQVSVQPTWNAALLAVLSLMVPAFTMCQSTGPEFGSAKPQNCPGVCSCTNQLSKVVCTRRGLIRVPPNIPANTRYLNLMENSIETIQADTFRHLHHLEVLQLGRNAIRQIEVGAFNGLTSLNTLELFDNRLTVIPSGAFEYLSKLRELWLRNNPIESIPSYAFNRVPSLMRLDLGELRKLEYISDGAFEGLHNLKYLNLGMCNLREFPNLSPLVGLEELEISENVFPELKPGAFRGLKNLRKLWIMNSAITMIERNAFDDITALVELNLAHNNLSSLPHNLFTPLQYLVELHLHHNPWRCDCDVVWLSWWLREYIPTNSTCCGRCHTPVHMRGRYLVEVDQTTFQCSAPFILDAPRDLNISAARVAELKCRTAAMSSVRWLLPNGTVLTHGSAHPRISVLNDGTLNFSNVLPSDTGVYTCMVSNMAGNSNASAYLNVSNAELNTSNLSYFTTVTVEVLAPTVEETPKPKPTVPASPSVFQPVFISTPTVLFQNTQTPRQVSIPTARVPREPAASLDEVMKTTKIIIGCFVAVTLLAAAMLIAFYKLRKRHQQRSTVAAARTIEIIQMEEEVPPVPPPTSGSSGSDDTGLVLPTLVEHNSNTFKPGYVSSSSRQGGYGAHWTQNNSLHRSVRQHHSHISTIADPYVIKTTHGKDKVQETQI; encoded by the coding sequence ATGAGTCCTCTGGGCCAGGTTAGTGTGCAGCCTACCTGGAATGCAGCCCTGCTCGCCGTGCTTTCCCTCATGGTGCCTGCCTTCACTATGTGCCAGTCCACAGGCCCTGAGTTCGGCTCAGCTAAGCCACAGAACTGTCCAGGTGTGTGCTCCTGCACTAACCAGCTCAGCAAGGTGGTGTGTACCCGCAGAGGGCTGATTAGGGTTCCTCCTAACATCCCAGCCAACACCAGGTACCTGAATCTGATGGAAAACAGCATAGAAACCATACAGGCAGATACATTTAGACACCTGCATCACTTGGAGGTACTACAGTTGGGCAGGAATGCTATCAGGCAGATTGAAGTGGGGGCCTTCAATGGCCTGACCAGTCTCAACACCCTGGAGTTGTTCGACAACAGACTGACAGTCATACCTAGTGGAGCTTTTGAATATCTGTCAAAGCTTAGAGAATTGTGGCTTAGAAACAATCCCATTGAGAGCATCCCCTCTTATGCCTTTAATCGTGTCCCCTCACTCATGAGACTGGACCTGGGAGAGCTGAGGAAGTTGGAGTACATCTCAGATGGCGCTTTCGAGGGCCTTCACAACCTGAAGTACCTGAACCTGGGGATGTGCAATCTGAGGGAATTTCCCAATCTTTCACCACTGGTGGGATTGGAGGAGTTGGAGATATCAGAGAATGTTTTCCCTGAACTGAAGCCTGGAGCATTCCGTGGCCTCAAGAATTTACGTAAACTATGGATTATGAACTCTGCCATTACTATGATTGAAAGGAATGCatttgatgacatcacagcctTGGTGGAGCTTAATTTAGCCCACAATAACCTGTCGTCTCTCCCCCATAACCTCTTCACCCCCCTGCAGTATCTGGTGGAGCTACATCTTCATCACAACCCATGGCGATGTGACTGTGATGTAGTGTGGCTCTCTTGGTGGCTCAGAGAATACATTCCCACAAATTCCACCTGCTGTGGACGCTGCCACACTCCAGTCCACATGAGAGGACGCTACCTGGTGGAAGTTGATCAAACAACCTTTCAGTGTTCAGCACCATTCATACTTGATGCTCCAAGAGATCTTAACATTTCAGCAGCAAGGGTGGCAGAGCTTAAGTGTCGCACAGCTGCCATGAGCTCAGTACGATGGCTTCTCCCTAATGGAACTGTATTGACCCATGGCTCAGCTCATCCAAGAATATCTGTCCTTAATGATGGAACACTTAATTTCTCCAATGTTCTCCCATCAGATACAGGTGTTTACACTTGCATGGTGAGCAACATGGCAGGAAATTCCAACGCCTCGGCCTACCTAAACGTCAGCAATGCTGAACTCAATACATCTAATCTGTCCTACTTTACCACTGTAACGGTGGAAGTTTTGGCGCCCACAGTGGAGGAGACCCCTAAACCCAAGCCCACTGTCCCTGCATCACCCTCTGTATTTCAACCTGTCTTTATCTCCACACCTACTGTGCTATTTCAAAACACTCAGACTCCAAGGCAGGTATCAATTCCCACTGCCAGAGTCCCTCGTGAGCCAGCTGCCAGCCTGGATGAGGTGATGAAAACCACCAAAATCATTATTGGGTGTTTTGTTGCTGTTACCTTGCTGGCAGCTGCCATGTTAATAGCGTTCTATAAGTTGCGCAAGAGGCATCAACAGAGAAGCACCGTGGCAGCAGCCAGGACCATAGAAATCATACAGATGGAGGAAGAAGTTCCTCCTGTTCCACCGCCCACATCTGGATCTAGTGGCTCTGATGACACAGGTTTAGTACTGCCTACACTGGTGGAACACAACAGCAACACCTTTAAGCCTGGGTATGTGTCCTCCTCATCCCGCCAGGGCGGTTACGGTGCCCATTGGACTCAGAACAACTCTCTTCACCGCTCTGTTAGACAGCATCACAGCCACATCAGCACCATTGCTGATCCCTACGTCATTAAGACTACTCATGGCAAGGACAAGGTTCAAGAGACCCAAATCTGA